One genomic region from Rhodococcus sp. SBT000017 encodes:
- a CDS encoding DUF1810 domain-containing protein: MTEYDLQRFVDAQDPVWSAVTQELKAGRKHTHWMWFVFPQLAGLGRSATAQHFGIADLTEAELYLSHEVLGPRLKKAARLTVGIEGRTVDEIFGYPDNLKLHSSMTLFAEATKGQSVFGEVLQKYFGGEFDGATLDLLDERYR; the protein is encoded by the coding sequence ATGACCGAATACGACCTGCAACGCTTCGTCGACGCCCAGGATCCCGTGTGGAGTGCAGTGACGCAGGAGTTGAAGGCAGGGAGGAAGCACACCCACTGGATGTGGTTCGTGTTCCCGCAGTTGGCGGGGTTGGGACGGAGTGCGACTGCTCAGCACTTCGGCATCGCCGACCTGACGGAGGCGGAACTGTATCTGTCCCACGAGGTGCTGGGTCCGCGTCTGAAGAAGGCGGCCCGGCTGACCGTCGGAATCGAGGGTCGAACGGTAGACGAGATCTTCGGTTACCCCGACAATCTGAAACTGCATTCGTCCATGACGCTTTTCGCCGAAGCTACCAAGGGCCAGTCCGTTTTCGGTGAAGTGTTGCAGAAGTATTTCGGCGGCGAATTCGATGGCGCGACACTCGACTTGCTCGACGAGCGTTACCGCTAG
- a CDS encoding 6,7-dimethyl-8-ribityllumazine synthase: MTTPLAGSIAFVHASWHLDIVDRARVGFAAELERLGQGDTRIDVFEVPGAFEIPLHAQRLAKTGKYSAIVAAALVVDGGIYRHDFVETAVIDGLMRVQLDTDVPVFSVVLTPHHFHEHSDHNAFFTAHLETKGAEAARAVVKTLASLGTIG, encoded by the coding sequence ATGACCACTCCACTAGCCGGATCCATTGCCTTCGTCCACGCCAGCTGGCACCTGGACATCGTCGATCGCGCACGAGTGGGATTCGCCGCCGAACTCGAGCGGCTGGGCCAGGGCGATACTCGTATCGACGTCTTCGAGGTGCCGGGGGCATTCGAGATCCCGCTGCACGCCCAGCGGTTGGCGAAGACCGGGAAGTACTCGGCGATCGTCGCCGCCGCGCTGGTCGTCGACGGAGGAATCTATCGACACGACTTCGTAGAAACGGCGGTCATCGACGGCCTCATGCGGGTGCAACTGGACACCGATGTGCCGGTGTTCTCGGTGGTGCTCACTCCCCATCACTTCCACGAACACTCCGACCACAACGCCTTCTTCACCGCCCACCTCGAAACCAAAGGTGCAGAAGCCGCACGGGCTGTGGTGAAAACCCTCGCGTCACTGGGGACGATCGGCTGA
- a CDS encoding DUF4440 domain-containing protein — protein sequence MTDTESEPDCDATLELVLAELERREPIFHRREFGTTREDFDRLTDVNFWETGASGRRYSREHVWAVLGQRYASDPTGRHDSDWTTSAFELREIASNTYLLTYLLEQHDRLTRRTTLWQRREGDWKILYHQGTLVSGSVSDTTPHRQVLNSE from the coding sequence GTGACCGATACCGAGAGCGAGCCCGACTGTGACGCAACCCTTGAACTGGTACTGGCTGAGCTCGAACGACGTGAACCGATCTTCCACCGCCGCGAGTTCGGCACCACGCGCGAGGACTTCGATCGGCTCACGGATGTGAACTTCTGGGAGACCGGTGCCTCCGGTCGTCGCTACAGCCGCGAACACGTCTGGGCTGTTCTCGGGCAGCGATATGCGTCGGACCCCACCGGGCGACACGACTCCGACTGGACGACCAGTGCATTCGAGCTCCGCGAGATCGCATCGAACACTTATTTGCTGACCTACTTGCTCGAGCAGCACGACAGACTCACCCGCAGGACGACGTTGTGGCAGCGACGCGAGGGTGATTGGAAAATCCTCTATCACCAGGGAACTCTCGTATCCGGTTCCGTCTCCGATACCACACCCCACCGACAGGTTCTGAATAGCGAATAG
- a CDS encoding HNH endonuclease signature motif containing protein: MTAAIWQLSESELLADAAAVSHQIQLLEARRIALVAEIDARVSREKLGFPGPAGWLTSTTLLSPSKANKIVALARGMAAFPDIADALNTGVMSVDHAALILTFAETPPENLPDEGHDVARKALIAAATGPEARTGRIRAAITRLEDSFGNKKPPAEDTDRNEFFASKTLNGRLVLKGDFDAITGEKLLTALSPLTEPRPAADGTDDDRSPAKRRADAFGHILDQYLASSNRPTEGGERPHLNLHITLRDLTDLRDSADADDIADDENTRSTTESDTDTVDPVDINTGHPITPDSATEPEPATAADRGAYRDLLGDGTTVGWLPWMGPLSRNTSRQLACDCILTAIVMDENGSPINLARTARTVTAKQRKALIARDHTCAFPGCGKPASWTEAHHIWHWADGGPTDMNNLVLLCRFHHRLMHHSDWEVFIGTDNHPWFIPPATVDPYRQPRPSHARAGPHIA; encoded by the coding sequence ATGACCGCAGCGATCTGGCAACTGAGCGAGAGCGAACTCCTCGCCGACGCCGCTGCGGTCTCCCACCAGATCCAGCTGTTGGAAGCCCGGCGGATCGCTCTCGTCGCCGAGATCGACGCTCGCGTCTCGCGGGAGAAACTCGGCTTTCCCGGACCCGCCGGATGGCTGACCTCCACCACCCTGCTCTCGCCCTCCAAAGCGAACAAGATCGTGGCCCTGGCCCGCGGCATGGCTGCGTTTCCCGACATCGCCGACGCCCTGAACACCGGCGTCATGTCCGTCGATCACGCCGCGCTGATTCTCACTTTCGCCGAAACACCCCCGGAGAACCTGCCGGATGAGGGGCACGATGTCGCGCGTAAAGCTCTGATCGCCGCCGCCACCGGGCCCGAAGCGCGCACCGGCCGGATTCGTGCAGCGATCACCAGACTCGAAGACAGCTTCGGCAACAAGAAACCACCCGCCGAGGACACCGACCGCAACGAATTCTTCGCCTCGAAAACCCTGAACGGGCGACTGGTACTCAAGGGAGACTTCGATGCGATCACCGGAGAAAAGCTCCTCACCGCACTCTCGCCGTTGACCGAACCCCGCCCCGCCGCAGACGGCACCGACGACGACCGCAGCCCCGCCAAACGTCGCGCCGACGCATTCGGACACATCCTCGACCAGTACCTCGCCTCGAGCAATCGCCCCACCGAAGGCGGTGAGAGGCCACACCTCAACCTGCACATCACCCTGCGCGATCTCACCGACCTCCGCGACAGTGCCGACGCCGACGACATCGCAGACGACGAGAACACTCGCAGCACAACCGAATCCGACACCGACACAGTCGATCCGGTCGACATCAACACCGGACACCCCATCACCCCTGACTCAGCAACCGAGCCGGAACCAGCCACTGCCGCCGATCGCGGCGCGTATCGAGACTTGTTAGGCGACGGCACCACGGTCGGCTGGCTGCCGTGGATGGGACCACTCTCCCGCAACACCTCCCGGCAGTTGGCCTGCGACTGCATTCTCACCGCCATCGTCATGGACGAGAACGGATCCCCGATCAATCTCGCCCGCACCGCCCGCACCGTCACCGCCAAACAACGCAAAGCCCTCATCGCGAGAGATCACACCTGCGCATTCCCCGGCTGTGGCAAACCCGCATCCTGGACCGAGGCGCACCACATCTGGCACTGGGCAGACGGCGGCCCCACCGACATGAACAACCTCGTCCTACTCTGCCGATTCCACCACCGACTTATGCACCACTCCGACTGGGAAGTGTTCATCGGCACCGACAACCACCCGTGGTTCATACCACCGGCCACCGTCGACCCGTACCGACAACCCCGACCATCCCACGCCCGCGCAGGCCCCCACATCGCCTGA